A window of the Leucothrix mucor DSM 2157 genome harbors these coding sequences:
- the ilvB gene encoding biosynthetic-type acetolactate synthase large subunit — protein sequence MDSANNPQPQAAQRLSGSQLIIRLLERQGITHIAGIPGGANLPMYDSLVGSNIKHVLARHEQGAGFIAQGMARVTGQAQVCFASSGPGASNLITAVADANLDSVPLIAITGQVPQQMIGTDAFQEIDTFGLMLPITKHNWVVRSAEELLQVIPEAFSIALSGRPGPVSIDVPKDVQNQLIDVTEWPEPGVAIPAPDFDVQEVEAMLAKIREAHRPVLMIGGGIVYSGASALLREFAEKLDIPTVQTFMGLGILPADHRLSLGMLGMHGARYTNYILEECDMLIGLGVRFDDRATGKVEAFCPNAEIVHVDIDQSEIGKIKNPVLSILADVGEVLTIANEQLEAVERPLWQQRVEQLKEAHPLILDGSDELFRPYGAIKKVASMLDDSANISTDVGQHQMWVAQAYPINRPRQWVSSGGLGTMGFGLPAAIGIALAQPEQKSICFSGDGSIMMNIQELATAAEENLDVKIIILNNGHLGLVRQQQTLFYDKNLSSVKFQQGVNFAMTAQSMGVKGIDLGQSDDPEADLREALLEHGPCVINIPISETEMVYPMVAPGGANRDMIGGEA from the coding sequence ATGGATTCAGCAAATAACCCACAGCCACAGGCGGCGCAGCGCTTATCCGGCTCCCAACTGATTATTCGGCTTTTGGAACGTCAGGGCATCACGCACATTGCCGGTATTCCCGGTGGTGCCAATTTGCCAATGTATGACTCTTTAGTGGGCAGCAATATCAAGCACGTACTGGCTCGTCATGAGCAGGGCGCAGGCTTTATTGCTCAGGGTATGGCACGGGTAACGGGTCAGGCACAGGTTTGTTTTGCAAGCTCTGGCCCTGGCGCCAGCAACCTGATCACAGCGGTAGCTGATGCGAATCTGGACTCTGTTCCCTTAATTGCGATTACCGGTCAGGTTCCTCAGCAAATGATTGGTACCGATGCCTTTCAGGAAATCGATACCTTCGGGTTGATGCTGCCAATCACTAAGCATAACTGGGTTGTTCGCTCGGCTGAAGAGTTATTACAAGTGATTCCAGAGGCATTCAGTATTGCGCTATCCGGTCGTCCCGGTCCGGTTTCTATTGATGTACCGAAAGATGTTCAGAATCAGCTGATCGATGTAACCGAGTGGCCAGAGCCAGGTGTTGCGATTCCAGCACCCGATTTTGATGTGCAGGAAGTTGAAGCGATGTTGGCGAAGATTCGTGAAGCACATCGTCCAGTACTGATGATTGGTGGCGGTATTGTTTACTCCGGCGCATCGGCGTTACTGCGTGAGTTTGCTGAGAAGTTAGATATTCCAACGGTTCAAACCTTTATGGGCTTGGGGATTTTGCCAGCGGACCATCGTTTATCGCTGGGTATGTTAGGAATGCACGGTGCTCGTTACACCAACTACATCCTAGAAGAGTGCGACATGCTGATTGGCTTGGGCGTACGCTTTGATGACCGCGCCACGGGTAAAGTTGAAGCCTTCTGCCCGAATGCTGAAATTGTGCATGTTGATATCGACCAAAGTGAAATCGGCAAAATTAAGAATCCAGTGCTGTCTATCTTGGCCGATGTTGGTGAAGTATTGACGATTGCCAATGAGCAACTGGAAGCGGTTGAGCGTCCATTATGGCAGCAGCGTGTTGAGCAGTTAAAAGAAGCGCACCCTTTAATTTTGGATGGTTCGGATGAGTTGTTCCGCCCTTATGGTGCGATCAAAAAAGTGGCTTCAATGCTGGATGATAGCGCCAATATCAGCACTGACGTTGGTCAGCATCAAATGTGGGTTGCACAGGCTTATCCCATCAACCGTCCGCGCCAGTGGGTTAGCTCCGGCGGCTTAGGTACCATGGGTTTTGGTTTACCAGCCGCGATTGGTATTGCCTTGGCTCAGCCTGAGCAGAAGAGTATTTGTTTCTCCGGTGACGGCAGCATCATGATGAATATTCAGGAGTTGGCAACAGCCGCTGAAGAAAATCTGGATGTAAAAATCATTATCCTAAATAACGGCCATCTGGGCTTGGTTCGCCAGCAGCAGACCTTGTTTTATGATAAGAACTTAAGCTCAGTAAAGTTTCAGCAAGGCGTTAACTTTGCAATGACGGCTCAGTCGATGGGCGTTAAGGGGATTGATCTTGGCCAATCGGATGATCCGGAAGCTGATCTGCGCGAAGCCTTGCTGGAACATGGTCCTTGCGTAATCAATATTCCAATTAGTGAAACAGAGATGGTGTACCCAATGGTGGCACCGGGTGGTGCAAACCGCGATATGATCGGAGGAGAGGCATAA
- a CDS encoding YchJ family protein, giving the protein MPMQCPCQSDRLYADCCQPYHNGKAAPSAEILMRSRYSAFVLKDGAYLYKSWSKQTRPSKKSLKEDNDTQWLGLEILRTEYGTALDATGVVEFIARYQAPNGAAELHETSRFVRENGKWVYLDGDY; this is encoded by the coding sequence ATGCCAATGCAATGTCCTTGTCAGTCCGATCGATTATATGCCGATTGTTGTCAGCCTTATCACAATGGTAAGGCGGCACCATCCGCTGAAATACTAATGCGCTCACGCTATAGCGCCTTTGTGTTAAAAGACGGGGCGTATTTATATAAAAGCTGGAGCAAGCAAACCCGTCCCTCTAAAAAGTCGCTAAAAGAAGATAATGATACCCAATGGTTAGGATTGGAAATCCTGCGCACAGAGTATGGCACTGCGCTGGATGCGACCGGCGTGGTTGAGTTTATTGCGCGCTATCAAGCGCCTAATGGGGCGGCTGAGCTGCATGAAACCAGCCGCTTTGTGCGGGAGAATGGCAAATGGGTCTATTTGGACGGGGATTATTAA
- the yjeH gene encoding L-methionine/branched-chain amino acid transporter translates to MGSLNQTITRWQGVGLMATTLLGTGVFILPQLTIDSAGDLAVWTWVLLVLAILPLAWVFAELGRRFSHAGGPAFFVQEAFGVRYGHMVGLMFLCVVPLGAPAALMMTFEFLKPLITLSPLQSIIVQVSVIGVLFLLNLRGLQLSGKAQLLLTVAILAVVAAMLLALFFSEVTPVEPVASGNLNGAMGAVALAIWSFLGIEAVTHLSAEFKDVKKDFVPAVMIGIVLVGGIYILCTYLSLLAPNAELSMVDAFSLLLGPYGNWIIPVLGVASGLATVNVYFASAARLAWVLSKDGILPSQLTTLNQHGVPRNALMAVQCVAVSIMVGAYLMSQPFEAMVRWTNGVFVFIYAASMLSAWRLLPTKHRPMIMLGLVVCIIFAACLGLSMLYGGALALVLLAWLLVRPANVKVAV, encoded by the coding sequence ATGGGAAGCCTAAATCAAACGATCACCCGCTGGCAAGGTGTTGGGCTTATGGCGACAACTTTATTAGGTACCGGTGTGTTTATTCTCCCTCAGCTGACGATTGATAGCGCGGGTGATTTGGCAGTTTGGACCTGGGTGTTGCTGGTATTGGCAATTTTACCCTTGGCGTGGGTGTTTGCCGAATTAGGGCGTCGCTTTTCACACGCAGGTGGACCCGCGTTTTTTGTGCAGGAAGCGTTCGGTGTGCGCTATGGCCACATGGTGGGTCTGATGTTTTTGTGCGTGGTGCCATTAGGCGCACCTGCCGCGTTGATGATGACCTTTGAGTTTTTAAAGCCGTTAATTACCTTGTCACCGCTGCAATCCATTATTGTGCAAGTCTCAGTGATTGGTGTGCTATTTCTGCTGAATTTACGAGGCTTGCAGCTTTCCGGCAAAGCGCAATTACTGCTAACGGTAGCGATCCTAGCCGTTGTGGCTGCGATGTTATTGGCGTTGTTTTTTAGCGAAGTCACTCCGGTTGAGCCAGTCGCTAGCGGCAATTTAAATGGTGCAATGGGCGCGGTGGCATTGGCTATCTGGAGTTTTCTGGGTATTGAAGCGGTCACGCATTTATCCGCCGAGTTTAAGGATGTTAAGAAAGACTTTGTGCCTGCGGTGATGATTGGCATTGTGCTGGTGGGAGGTATTTATATTCTCTGTACCTATCTGTCATTGCTTGCGCCTAATGCAGAGTTGTCGATGGTGGATGCTTTTAGCCTGTTGCTCGGGCCGTATGGCAATTGGATTATTCCCGTGTTGGGTGTAGCCAGTGGTTTAGCGACGGTGAATGTGTATTTTGCCAGTGCTGCACGCTTGGCGTGGGTATTGAGTAAGGATGGCATTCTACCTTCACAGCTAACCACCTTAAACCAACACGGCGTACCACGTAATGCGCTAATGGCGGTGCAATGTGTGGCAGTGAGCATTATGGTCGGCGCTTATTTAATGTCGCAGCCGTTTGAAGCCATGGTGCGTTGGACTAATGGCGTGTTTGTGTTTATTTACGCGGCCTCCATGTTGTCGGCTTGGCGCTTGTTACCAACAAAGCATCGTCCAATGATTATGCTGGGCTTAGTGGTTTGCATTATCTTTGCAGCCTGTTTGGGGCTTTCGATGTTATATGGCGGCGCCTTGGCGTTAGTATTACTTGCATGGTTGCTGGTACGTCCGGCAAACGTTAAAGTGGCCGTTTAA
- a CDS encoding Lrp/AsnC family transcriptional regulator: MDVFDQKILSELQRNARQSVSAIAEAVNLSRSAVSDRIKRMEDTGEILGYQVICKPSTRGLVKAYFEVRHGGYHCEAIAGRAMKIPGIKYSHGISGDLDLLMYAEAESMIDLHLIRAQLDKIPKIGKVTTHIVMTEWLA; this comes from the coding sequence ATGGATGTATTTGATCAGAAAATTCTCAGTGAATTGCAGCGCAATGCCCGCCAAAGCGTTTCGGCAATTGCTGAAGCCGTTAATCTATCGCGCTCGGCGGTTTCCGATCGCATCAAGCGCATGGAAGATACTGGCGAAATACTCGGCTATCAGGTCATTTGTAAACCCAGCACTCGGGGATTGGTAAAAGCCTATTTTGAAGTGCGCCATGGCGGCTATCATTGCGAGGCAATTGCTGGGCGCGCGATGAAAATCCCCGGCATTAAATACTCACATGGCATCAGTGGCGATCTGGATTTGCTAATGTATGCAGAAGCCGAATCCATGATCGACCTGCACCTAATTCGCGCGCAGTTGGATAAAATACCCAAAATTGGCAAAGTCACCACCCACATTGTGATGACGGAATGGCTTGCCTAA
- the leuB gene encoding 3-isopropylmalate dehydrogenase: MSHNILILPGDGIGPEIIDEAVKVLNALKAEGSLDMELQFAKLGGSAYDAEGSPYPESTQKLAKAADAILLGAVGGPQYDKLDRPLRPERGLLAIRTDLELFANLRPAILYEELANASSLKPEIVANLDLMIVRELTGGIYFGQPRGIEVNEDGERFGYNTLVYKESEIERIGRVAFDIAMKRGKRLCSVDKANVLEATELWREVMERIGKEYPEVELSHLYVDNAAMQLVLKPKQFDVMVTTNMFGDILSDQASMLTGSIGMLPSASMNASKQGLYEPSHGSAPDIAGQSIANPLATILSAAMMLRYSLEQGELADRIEAAVKQVLANGLRTADIYEEGTRKVSTTEMGDAVVAALTR, translated from the coding sequence ATGAGCCACAATATCCTCATTCTGCCCGGCGACGGCATCGGCCCGGAAATCATTGATGAAGCAGTCAAAGTACTGAATGCTTTAAAAGCAGAAGGTAGCCTCGATATGGAGCTGCAATTCGCTAAACTGGGCGGCAGCGCTTACGATGCGGAAGGCTCACCTTATCCGGAATCCACTCAAAAATTGGCAAAAGCAGCCGATGCAATTTTGCTTGGTGCAGTCGGTGGCCCACAATACGACAAACTGGATCGCCCACTGCGCCCTGAGCGTGGTTTGCTGGCAATTCGTACTGATTTGGAATTGTTTGCCAATCTGCGCCCTGCGATTTTGTATGAAGAGCTGGCAAATGCCTCTAGCCTGAAGCCTGAAATCGTTGCCAATCTGGATCTGATGATTGTGCGCGAGTTAACGGGCGGTATTTATTTTGGCCAGCCACGCGGTATCGAAGTTAATGAAGACGGCGAGCGTTTCGGCTATAACACACTGGTTTATAAAGAAAGTGAAATCGAGCGCATCGGACGCGTTGCCTTTGATATCGCGATGAAGCGCGGCAAGCGTCTGTGCTCTGTTGATAAAGCTAACGTACTGGAAGCCACTGAGCTGTGGCGTGAAGTCATGGAGCGCATCGGCAAAGAATATCCTGAAGTCGAGCTTAGCCACTTGTATGTCGACAATGCGGCAATGCAGTTAGTACTGAAGCCAAAGCAGTTTGATGTGATGGTTACTACTAATATGTTCGGTGATATTTTATCGGATCAGGCGTCTATGCTGACCGGCTCGATTGGTATGCTGCCATCGGCTTCAATGAATGCGTCTAAGCAAGGTTTGTATGAGCCTAGCCATGGTTCTGCGCCAGATATCGCAGGCCAGAGTATCGCTAATCCATTGGCGACTATTTTGTCTGCGGCAATGATGTTGCGCTATAGCCTTGAGCAAGGTGAGCTGGCGGATCGTATTGAAGCAGCCGTGAAGCAGGTATTGGCTAACGGACTGCGTACAGCGGATATTTATGAGGAAGGTACTCGCAAAGTGAGTACGACTGAAATGGGTGATGCGGTAGTGGCTGCATTGACTCGTTAA
- the dksA gene encoding RNA polymerase-binding protein DksA, which translates to MTAQITRKSALPVDGVEPYVPAADEEYMNENQMAHFREILVKWQQSLVDEVNRTVDHMQEDASNFSDPADRATQEEEFTLELRARDRERKLIRKIEKTIKRLDDDDYGFCDACGIEIGLQRLEVRPTAELCIDCKATQEIKEKQLAN; encoded by the coding sequence ATGACAGCACAAATTACACGCAAATCTGCCCTTCCTGTTGATGGTGTTGAGCCATATGTTCCTGCTGCAGATGAGGAATACATGAATGAAAACCAAATGGCTCACTTCCGTGAGATTTTGGTTAAGTGGCAACAGTCTTTGGTTGATGAAGTTAACCGCACCGTAGATCACATGCAGGAAGATGCTAGCAACTTCTCTGATCCAGCTGACCGTGCGACTCAAGAAGAAGAATTCACATTAGAACTGCGCGCACGTGACCGTGAACGCAAACTAATCCGTAAGATAGAGAAGACCATCAAGCGTCTGGATGATGACGACTACGGCTTCTGTGATGCCTGTGGTATCGAGATTGGGTTGCAGCGTCTGGAAGTCAGACCAACTGCTGAGCTCTGCATCGACTGCAAAGCGACTCAGGAAATCAAAGAGAAACAACTGGCTAACTAA